From Rhodopseudomonas palustris:
GTCGCCGATCGCTATGCCGGGCTGATCGAGGAGGTCCGTCAGGTCAACCGTCGCGGGCCCACACCCCGGCCCAAGGTCAATCCGATCATCGCCCGGCTCGACCAGATCGGACGCTCGGCCTGGAGCGCGACGCAGGACGTTTCGGTTTTCCTCGCGATGCTCGGCGCGCTCGGCGTCGCGCTGCTCGGCGTGCTGCGCCGGCCGCGGTCGCTGCGGCTGACCTCGCTGACCTATCAGGTCTATCGCGTCGGCTGGCAGGCGATCCCGATCGTCATGCTGATCACCTTCCTGATCGGCGCGATCATCGCGCAGCAGGGCATTTTTCACTTCCGCAAATTCGGCGCCGAATCCTACGTCGTCGATATGGTCGGCATCCTGGTGCTGCGCGAGATCGGCGTGCTGATCGTCGCCATCATGGTCGCCGGCCGCTCCGGCAGCGCCTATACGGCCGAGCTCGGCTCGATGAAGATGCGCGAGGAGATCGACGCGCTGTCGACCATGGGGCTCGACCCGGTCGAGGTGCTGATCCTGCCGCGGATCATCGCGCTGGTGATCGCGCTGCCGATCCTGACCTTCATCGGCTCGATGGCGGCGCTCTACGGCGGATTGCTGACGGCGTGGTTCTACGGCGGCATGCAGCCGGCGGTGTATATCGCGCGGCTGCACGAGGCGGTCTCGCTGAACAGTTTCGAAGTCGGCATCTGGAAGGCGCCGTTCATGGCGCTGGTGATCGGCATCGTCGCCTGCAGCGAAGGGCTCCGCGTCAAGGGCAGCGCGGAGTCGCTCGGCCTGCAGACCACCACTTCGGTCGTGAAGTCGATCTTTCTGGTGATCGTGCTCGATGGGCTGTTCGCCGTGTTCTTCGCCTCGATCGGGATGTAGCGATGGACGCGCTCGCCGAACTCTACGCCATCCGCGTTTCCGATCTGGTGGTCGGCTTCGGCCACCAGACGGTGATTGATCATCTGTCGCTCGACGTCCGCCGCGGCGAAATTCTCGGCCTGGTCGGCGCCTCCGGCGGCGGCAAGTCGGTGTTGATGCGAACCATCATCGGCCTGATCCCGAAGCAGGGCGGCCATATCACGGTGATGGGTCGCGACACCGAACGCGGGCTCGGCCGCGGCACGTCGATCGCCTCGACGTGGGGCATCCTGTTCCAGCAGGGCGCGCTGTTCTCGTCGCTGACCGCGCGGCAGAACGTGAAATTTCCGCTGCGCGAGACCCTGGAGATTTCGGAGAAGCTGCAGGACGAGATCGCGACCGCAAAGCTGGAGATGGTCGGGCTGGCGCCGGACGACTGGGACAAATTTCCGGCCCAACTGTCCGGCGGTATGACCAAGCGGGTCGCGCTGGCGCGCGCGCTGGCGCTCGATCCGGGCATCGTTTTTCTCGACGAGCCGACCTCCGGGCTCGATCCAATCGCCGCCGGAGATTTCGATCAACTCATCAAGACGCTGCAGACCACGCTCGGTCTCACCGTGTTCATGGTGACTCACGATCTCGCCAGCCTCAACGTGGTCTGCGACCGCGTAGCGGCATTGGCCGACGGCAAGATCGTGGCGATCGGGCCGATGGCCGACTTGCTGCAATCCGAACATCCCTGGGTGCGGGCCTATTTCCACGGCAAGCGCTCGGCGATGCTGCGCCCCAAACAGGACTAGGACGCCCATGGAAACCCGTGCTCCCTTCGTCGTCGTCGGTGCGTTCGTGCTCGCGGCCATTCTCGCTGCTTTCGGCTTCGTGTTCTGGCTGCACAACACCAGCGGCATCGGCGCGCGCACCAGCTATCACATCCAGTTTCGCGATCCGGTGCCGGGCCTGCTGGTCGGCGCCGCCGTGCTGTTCAACGGCATCCGCGTCGGCGAGGTCACTGAGCTCGGACTCGCATCCGACGATCCGCGCCGCGTCAATGCGACGATCGCGGTGGCGACCGGCACGCCGGTGCGGCCGGACACCAAGGTCGGCCTCGACTTCCAGGGGCTGACGGGTGTCCCGGTCGTCGCGCTGGAAGGCGGCAAGGATCTCACGGGATCCGCGATCGCCACGACCCTGATCGCCGAGCCGGGCGCGGGCATGAGCATGACGCAGGCCGCGCGAGAGGCGCTGCGCAAGGTCGATTCGGTCCTCGGCGAGAATTCACAGCCGCTCAAGGAGACGATCGGGAATCTGAAGACCTTCTCCGAATGGCTGTCGAGCAGGACCGGCAAGCTCGACGGTATACTCGGGGGCGTCGAGCGCATGACCGGTGCCGACGAGCCGGTCGTTAAGAAGGTCGTCTACGATCTGAAGCCCGCCTCGGGCTTTTCGCCGCCGGTCAGATCGATGAAGGGCCAACTCACGATTCCCGAGCCGACCACGGTGGTGCTCTACGACAGCCAGAAGATGCTGGTTGCGCCCAGCCTCGACCTGCCGGCCTTCGCCGGCGCCCAGTGGAGCGACAGCATCCCGAAGATGCTGCAGGAGAAGCTGATCCAGAGTTTCGAGAACTATGACATCGCCCAACCGCCGCTGCGGCCGAACGATGCCGTGACGCCGGACTATCAGTTGCTTATCGACATTAGAAGCTTTCAAGTCGCTGACGAAAGCGCGCCGAGCGCCGACGTCTCGTTCGGCGCCAAGATCATCGACAAAAGCGGTAAGCTGGTCGCTGCGCGGCTGTTTCAACAATCGGCCAAGCTCGACAAACCGGAGCCTGCTGCGGCAGTCGCCGCTTTCGAGAAGGCGTTCGATGCCGCCGCCAAGGAGCTTATTCCATGGACCGTCGATAGTCTGTCGAGCGGCAGCGCAGCCGAGGGCAGGCCGGCTACTCCAGGCTCTTCAAGTACGCCAAGAGGTCGTTGATCTGATCCGGATCGAGCTCGAACGCCGGCATATCGGAATGTCCGGTGTAGATACCTTCGGCAAATGCCTCGGCCAAGCTCTCGATCGGATAGCGATCATGTAGCGAACGGAATGGCGGGGCCTGCTTCAATCGGCTGGCGCCGGTACGGCCGATCGCATGGCAGCGTGCACAATTGGACTCGGCAAAGCTCAGCCCACGGCGCTCAGCCTTGGTGGCGGCTGAAGCTGTGGTGATCATCGGAAGCAAAATCGCGAGACAAACGGCAACAATCCGCATCGGGCGCTCGGTCTGGGGAAGCCGCAAGGGCGCCTACGACCATTGATGGCGGCGGAAGGGCCGGCCTTGATCTGTGTCAAGCCAACTTGACGATTTGGCGACATATTGACCTTACGGCCGCATGGCGATCAATCGACGGCAGTGCGCGGCAAGGAATTTGATCTGACGACCGCATGGAGTGATGGATGCCGCACCTCGCTTTTCCGAACTCGACTTGCGACGGTTTTCGTTGCGCGACGCACTGCGCAGTGCGCCCGCTGGCGATCTGCGGCGAGCTGGAGCAGGTCGAGCACGAGGAGTTCGAGCGCCTCGCGCAGCATGTTCGCTACGGCGCGAAGGAGGCCTTGTTCTCCGAAGACGAAACCGCCGACGCAGTCTACAGTCTGGTCGAAGGTATCGCGCGGCTCTACAAGCTGCTTCCCGACGGCCGCCGCCAGATCATCGGATTCGCGCTGCCGGGCGATTTTCTCGGCATGGCGCCGTCCGCGCGGTACTCATTCTCGGCCGATTCGATCGGCGGCGTTACCGTCTGCAAATTCTTCCGCGGTCCGTTTCTGCGCTTCATCGAAAACAGGCCGCACATGTTGATGCGGATGAACGAGTTCGCCACCCGCGAGCTGAGCCTCGCACAGGATCAGATGCTGTTGCTCGGCCGCCGTTCCGCCGAAGAGAAGGTTGCGGCCTTCCTGGTCGGCTGGCGTGATCGGCTGGCGCGGCTGGAAGGCGTCACCAAGACCGTCAGCCTGCCGATGGGGCGGCAGGACATCGCCGACTTCCTCGGACTGACGATCGAAACCGTGAGCCGCACCTTCACCAAGCTGGAGCGGGAAAAGCTCATCGTGATCGTGCCGGACGGGGTTCGCGTACTGGATCCAAAGCG
This genomic window contains:
- a CDS encoding ABC transporter permease gives rise to the protein MGAAVSSAPVLNAAIHGDVLELHPGGAWIATHSAVLERLFDGVAAQVAAAKSLEIDMTEVVEIDTIGAWLLEKVSRDAAQAGRTTHFVGVADRYAGLIEEVRQVNRRGPTPRPKVNPIIARLDQIGRSAWSATQDVSVFLAMLGALGVALLGVLRRPRSLRLTSLTYQVYRVGWQAIPIVMLITFLIGAIIAQQGIFHFRKFGAESYVVDMVGILVLREIGVLIVAIMVAGRSGSAYTAELGSMKMREEIDALSTMGLDPVEVLILPRIIALVIALPILTFIGSMAALYGGLLTAWFYGGMQPAVYIARLHEAVSLNSFEVGIWKAPFMALVIGIVACSEGLRVKGSAESLGLQTTTSVVKSIFLVIVLDGLFAVFFASIGM
- the aadR gene encoding transcriptional activatory protein AadR, whose translation is MPHLAFPNSTCDGFRCATHCAVRPLAICGELEQVEHEEFERLAQHVRYGAKEALFSEDETADAVYSLVEGIARLYKLLPDGRRQIIGFALPGDFLGMAPSARYSFSADSIGGVTVCKFFRGPFLRFIENRPHMLMRMNEFATRELSLAQDQMLLLGRRSAEEKVAAFLVGWRDRLARLEGVTKTVSLPMGRQDIADFLGLTIETVSRTFTKLEREKLIVIVPDGVRVLDPKRFDALAAA
- a CDS encoding ABC transporter ATP-binding protein, encoding MDALAELYAIRVSDLVVGFGHQTVIDHLSLDVRRGEILGLVGASGGGKSVLMRTIIGLIPKQGGHITVMGRDTERGLGRGTSIASTWGILFQQGALFSSLTARQNVKFPLRETLEISEKLQDEIATAKLEMVGLAPDDWDKFPAQLSGGMTKRVALARALALDPGIVFLDEPTSGLDPIAAGDFDQLIKTLQTTLGLTVFMVTHDLASLNVVCDRVAALADGKIVAIGPMADLLQSEHPWVRAYFHGKRSAMLRPKQD
- a CDS encoding cytochrome c → MRIVAVCLAILLPMITTASAATKAERRGLSFAESNCARCHAIGRTGASRLKQAPPFRSLHDRYPIESLAEAFAEGIYTGHSDMPAFELDPDQINDLLAYLKSLE
- a CDS encoding ABC-type transport auxiliary lipoprotein family protein, with amino-acid sequence METRAPFVVVGAFVLAAILAAFGFVFWLHNTSGIGARTSYHIQFRDPVPGLLVGAAVLFNGIRVGEVTELGLASDDPRRVNATIAVATGTPVRPDTKVGLDFQGLTGVPVVALEGGKDLTGSAIATTLIAEPGAGMSMTQAAREALRKVDSVLGENSQPLKETIGNLKTFSEWLSSRTGKLDGILGGVERMTGADEPVVKKVVYDLKPASGFSPPVRSMKGQLTIPEPTTVVLYDSQKMLVAPSLDLPAFAGAQWSDSIPKMLQEKLIQSFENYDIAQPPLRPNDAVTPDYQLLIDIRSFQVADESAPSADVSFGAKIIDKSGKLVAARLFQQSAKLDKPEPAAAVAAFEKAFDAAAKELIPWTVDSLSSGSAAEGRPATPGSSSTPRGR